A window of the Arachis duranensis cultivar V14167 chromosome 5, aradu.V14167.gnm2.J7QH, whole genome shotgun sequence genome harbors these coding sequences:
- the LOC107488216 gene encoding flavin-containing monooxygenase FMO GS-OX-like 4, producing the protein MPPPINSILRQPPPPLPLMSSLTTRHVAVIGAGAAGLIAARELRREGHHVVVFERGEQVGGTWVYTPESESVHSSLYDSLRTNLPRECMGVRDYPFERREGKDRDPRRFPGHREVLMYLRDFAADFGIGEVVRLQTEVVIAGLVEEGKWRVRSRPSNYNRMRSDDCDCVDEIYDAVVVCSGHYVQPRIADNIPGITAWRGKQMHSHNYRTPEPFQDQVIVLIGGAASAVDISRDIATVAKEVHIVDRSLNKNAIGKLPGHDNMWLHSMIDSVHQDGRVVFKDGDTVGAEIIVHCTGYKYDFPFLETNGEVSVDDNRVGPLYKHIFPPALAPWLSFVGLPWKVVPFPMFELQTKWIAGALSNRLALPSKEEMTQDTKAFYSSLEASGTPKRYTHNMANYQWDYDNWIADQCGIPGIEEWRVEMYKFASKNKRLRPESYRDEWDDDELVLEAQRDFSKYLN; encoded by the exons ATGCCACCGCCAATCAATTCCATCCTCCGTCAACCACCTCCGCCACTCCCACTCATGTCGTCTCTCACGACGCGCCACGTGGCAGTCATCGGAGCTGGTGCCGCCGGCCTAATTGCGGCTCGCGAGCTCCGACGAGAAGGGCACCACGTGGTGGTGTTCGAGCGAGGCGAGCAAGTTGGCGGGACCTGGGTGTACACTCCGGAGAGCGAATCGGTGCACTCGAGCCTGTACGATTCGCTCCGAACGAACCTGCCTCGGGAGTGCATGGGGGTTCGGGATTACCCGTTCGAGAGGAGAGAGGGGAAAGACAGGGACCCGAGAAGGTTCCCGGGTCACAGGGAGGTGCTGATGTACCTGCGGGATTTCGCTGCCGATTTCGGGATCGGAGAAGTTGTGAGGCTGCAGACGGAGGTCGTGATCGCTGGGTTGGTAGAGGAAGGGAAGTGGAGGGTGAGATCCAGGCCGTCCAATTACAACAGAATGAGATCTGATGATTGCGATTGTGTGGATGAGATTTACGACGCCGTTGTTGTTTGCAGTGGCCACTACGTTCAGCCTCGCATCGCTGACAATATCCCTG GGATTACTGCATGGCGGGGGAAGCAAATGCACAGCCACAATTATAGGACACCTGAGCCTTTTCAAGATCAA GTGATTGTTCTAATAGGTGGTGCAGCAAGTGCTGTCGATATCTCTCGAGACATCGCTACCGTCGCTAAAGAAGTTCACATTGTAGATAGGTCACTCAACAAAAATGCAATTGGCAAGCTACCCGGCCATGATAACATGTGGCTTCATTCTATG ATTGACAGTGTTCATCAAGATGGCCGTGTGGTTTTCAAAGATGGAGACACAGTTGGTGCGGAAATCATAGTACATTGCACAGG GTACAAGTATGATTTCCCATTCCTTGAAACAAACGGGGAAGTAAGTGTAGATGACAACCGTGTAGGACCATTGTACAAGCATATTTTTCCACCGGCATTGGCCCCATGGCTTTCATTTGTTGGGTTGCCTTGGAAGGTTGTTCCCTTCCCCATGTTTGAACTACAGACCAAATGGATAGCAGGAGCTTTGTCAAATCGCCTTGCACTTCCTTCCAAAGAAGAAATGACTCAAGATACTAAAGCATTCTACTCTTCACTTGAAGCTTCTGGCACTCCTAAGCGTTACACTCATAATATGGCCAATTACCAG TGGGACTACGATAACTGGATTGCTGATCAGTGTGGGATTCCTGGTATTGAAGAATGGAGGGTGGAAATGTACAAGTTTGCATCTAAGAACAAGAGGCTGCGACCTGAGTCATACCGTGACGAATGGGATGATGATGAATTGGTTTTGGAAGCTCAACGAGATTTTTCTAAGTATTTGAACTGA